From Rhodococcus sp. B7740:
CGGCCGATTACCACACGATCGGTCCGTGCAGCGAGCGGGCGAGGTCGTTTTTCGACAAGCGGGAGGAACACGAATTGCCCAGCAACGAGCAACGGCGCGAGGCTGCCAAACGAAAGCTCGAACGCCAACTCGTACGCCGTGCCGAACGAGCCCGGCGTCGTAAGCAATTGACGATCGCCAGTTCCATTCTCGGCGTCGTTGCGGTGGTGGCCGTCGTCTCGGTCGTGTTCGTGGTGACCCGCGGTGACGACGATGCCAGTACCGCCCAGGAATCCTCGACGTCGGCACCCGCCGATTCGATCATCGCAGCCGGACGCACCGAGCCGTTGCCCGAGACGGTGAACTGCTCCTACCCCGCCGCGGCGGGGCCTGCGGCCAAGCCGAACACTCCCCCGCGCACCGACAACGTGCCGACCAGCGACGAGCCGCTGAGCTACAGCATGACCACGACTGCGGGAAACATCGGTCTGACGCTGAACAACCCCGAGTCTCCGTGCACGGTCAACAGTTTCGTCTCGCTCGCCAATCAAGGTTACTTCGACGGCACCACCTGCCATCGACTCACCACGGGCGCGGGTCTGCAGGTTCTCCAGTGCGGCGATCCCACCGGCACCGGCTCCGGCGGGCCGGGCTACCAGTTCGCCGACGAATTCCCCACCGATACGTTCGCCGAAGGCGACCCTGCCGCGCAGACCCCGATCTCCTACCCACGTGGAACGTTGGCCATGGCCAATGCGGGCCCGGGAACCAACGGCAGCCAGTTCTTCCTCGTCTACGGCGATTCCGAACTGCCGCCCGCCTACACCGCGTTCGGCACCATCGACGAGACCGGACTCGCCACCCTCGACGCCATCGCGGCCAAGGGAGTCGAAGGCGGCGCGTCCGACGGAGCCCCCGCCGAACCGGTCGACATCACGTCCATGTTGAGCGACCTGTGAACCGCACCTCGGCTCTGACGATCGCGATCTCGGCCACCGCGCTGGTTCTCGCAGGGTGTTCCGGTTCGGCCGAACCGGCAGCAGCGCCGGCCACCACGCCGTCGTCGACGACCACCACGACAACCGAGGCACCCGCGCCGCGGCCTGCACTCGATCTGTCCCGTTTCGGGGCTCTGCCGCCCGTGCCGCAGCCGACGACCGACACGGTCTCCTGCTCGTATCCGGAGCAGTCTCCGGCCGTCAAGCAGGTCACCGCTCCGGCTACCGACAACGTCGACGTGTACGGAA
This genomic window contains:
- a CDS encoding peptidylprolyl isomerase, coding for MPSNEQRREAAKRKLERQLVRRAERARRRKQLTIASSILGVVAVVAVVSVVFVVTRGDDDASTAQESSTSAPADSIIAAGRTEPLPETVNCSYPAAAGPAAKPNTPPRTDNVPTSDEPLSYSMTTTAGNIGLTLNNPESPCTVNSFVSLANQGYFDGTTCHRLTTGAGLQVLQCGDPTGTGSGGPGYQFADEFPTDTFAEGDPAAQTPISYPRGTLAMANAGPGTNGSQFFLVYGDSELPPAYTAFGTIDETGLATLDAIAAKGVEGGASDGAPAEPVDITSMLSDL